The following are from one region of the Rhodopirellula sp. P2 genome:
- the dprA gene encoding DNA-processing protein DprA, giving the protein MNDGRSIPDHQPGDDESVVPLASDAHAPGDGNTQKEDTTRELVQLCLLPGLGPRTLTSLLDVFGSARSILNADKSSLASVHGVGPKMAHVIDTADDHVDIEDVFAWCAAKDVNILRRGQASYPAALEELDDAPPLIFCRGSILPRDTVSVAIVGTRHATAYGLQQTRRIAMDLARAGVTIVSGLARGIDTAAHRAALEAEGRTIAVLGGGLGKIYPAENAPLADEISQHGSVISEYAPMAQPRGGMFPQRNRIIAALGQATLVIEAPMRSGSLITARLASELGRSVGSLPGQVNSRASQGCHHLIRDGATLVQHADDVLELLGPLSGNVSRATATDGGEAVRDGREMTLNEVERQVLFAVGTSGTAIDEVTIRSGLPASRVNAIVSILEMKRFVRRLSGQYVSRI; this is encoded by the coding sequence ATGAACGACGGTCGATCGATTCCTGATCATCAACCAGGCGACGACGAGAGCGTGGTGCCACTGGCCTCGGACGCGCATGCACCTGGTGATGGCAACACTCAAAAGGAAGACACCACTCGCGAATTGGTGCAGTTGTGTTTGCTTCCTGGGTTGGGGCCGAGGACGTTGACGTCCTTGTTGGATGTGTTTGGCTCGGCTCGTTCCATTCTGAATGCGGACAAGAGTTCGCTGGCGTCGGTTCATGGGGTGGGCCCCAAGATGGCTCACGTGATCGACACGGCGGATGATCACGTGGATATCGAGGACGTGTTCGCTTGGTGCGCGGCCAAGGATGTCAACATTCTGCGTCGGGGGCAGGCTTCTTACCCGGCTGCTCTGGAAGAACTTGACGACGCTCCGCCGCTGATCTTCTGCCGAGGCTCGATTTTGCCGCGGGACACGGTCTCGGTTGCGATCGTCGGGACGCGGCACGCAACGGCTTACGGGTTGCAGCAAACGCGTCGCATCGCGATGGATCTGGCACGGGCTGGGGTGACGATCGTCAGCGGGTTGGCGCGGGGCATCGACACGGCGGCTCACCGGGCAGCACTCGAGGCGGAGGGCCGAACGATTGCGGTGCTCGGCGGTGGTCTGGGAAAAATTTATCCAGCCGAAAATGCGCCGCTGGCGGACGAAATTTCTCAGCACGGGTCGGTGATCAGCGAGTACGCCCCCATGGCCCAGCCGCGCGGTGGAATGTTCCCGCAACGCAATCGAATCATCGCGGCATTGGGACAAGCGACGTTGGTCATCGAGGCCCCCATGCGAAGCGGGTCGCTGATCACCGCTCGCTTGGCATCGGAGCTGGGCCGGTCGGTCGGATCCCTGCCCGGGCAGGTCAACAGCCGGGCCTCGCAGGGGTGCCATCACCTGATTCGAGACGGTGCAACGCTGGTCCAGCACGCTGACGACGTGCTGGAGTTGCTCGGACCACTGAGCGGAAATGTCTCCCGAGCCACCGCGACCGATGGGGGGGAAGCAGTGCGAGATGGGCGTGAGATGACGCTCAACGAGGTCGAACGACAGGTCCTGTTCGCCGTGGGCACTTCGGGCACGGCGATCGACGAGGTGACGATCCGCAGCGGGCTCCCCGCGTCTCGGGTCAATGCGATCGTGAGCATTCTGGAGATGAAACGGTTTGTTCGCCGCTTGAGTGGTCAGTATGTGTCGCGGATCTGA
- a CDS encoding AAA family ATPase produces the protein MAKVVLGKDELVDLLVVALLAGEHVLLEDVPGVGKTLTAKALARSLDAKFTRLQFTPDLLPSDITGSMIYRTDTSQFEFAPGPIFANIVLADEINRAPPRTQSALLEAMSEGQVTVDGVTHELPKPFMVVATQNPFEYEGTYALPESQLDRFLLRTSIGYPSRNVERDILTTHQSGEPVDELQSIVGAAEVSEAQTHVGKVRMDESLVDYLLDIVEATRHHDAFQVGVSTRGLISFHRGCQAMAIRRGRDYVTPDDIKQMAVPSLAHRVLAEGIFQGGNRSVVEQQLADLIEPIPVPV, from the coding sequence TTGGCAAAGGTCGTCTTAGGGAAAGACGAACTCGTCGATTTGTTAGTCGTCGCGTTGTTGGCCGGTGAACACGTTTTGCTGGAGGACGTTCCAGGTGTCGGGAAGACGTTGACTGCCAAAGCGCTCGCACGCAGCCTGGATGCCAAGTTCACCCGGCTTCAGTTCACACCGGACTTGCTGCCCAGCGACATCACGGGCAGCATGATCTACCGCACCGACACCAGCCAATTTGAATTTGCACCGGGCCCCATTTTCGCCAACATCGTTTTGGCCGACGAAATCAACCGCGCCCCACCACGCACCCAATCGGCTTTGCTGGAAGCGATGAGCGAGGGACAGGTCACCGTCGATGGCGTGACTCACGAATTGCCGAAGCCGTTCATGGTGGTCGCGACCCAAAACCCGTTTGAATACGAAGGCACTTACGCGTTGCCGGAAAGTCAGCTGGACCGTTTCCTGCTGCGGACCTCGATTGGTTACCCCTCTCGCAATGTTGAGCGTGACATTCTGACGACTCACCAATCAGGTGAACCTGTTGATGAACTTCAATCCATCGTCGGCGCCGCGGAAGTCAGCGAAGCTCAAACCCATGTTGGAAAAGTCCGCATGGACGAATCGTTGGTGGACTATTTGCTGGATATCGTCGAAGCAACACGTCATCATGACGCATTCCAAGTGGGTGTCAGCACCCGGGGGTTGATCAGTTTCCACCGCGGTTGCCAAGCCATGGCGATCCGACGCGGCCGCGACTATGTGACGCCGGATGACATCAAACAAATGGCTGTTCCGTCTCTCGCTCACCGCGTGTTGGCCGAAGGCATCTTCCAAGGCGGCAACCGATCGGTGGTCGAGCAACAATTGGCGGATTTGATCGAACCCATCCCTGTGCCGGTTTAA